A window of the Cytophagaceae bacterium genome harbors these coding sequences:
- a CDS encoding NUDIX hydrolase, whose translation MTLLQKIENYKSDFEEESEFKMRFIDLINTNSKCFSRESLAGHITASAFIFDKIHQKILLIHHKKLNKWLQPGGHCDGDSNVFEVAKKEVWEETGLNSVISDGEIFDLDIHTIPERKGVPEHEHFDVRFLFFADSNIPLVQNHETIDLGWIDITLIRNFSEEKSILRMADKVINSEY comes from the coding sequence ATGACGTTATTACAAAAAATAGAAAATTACAAAAGTGATTTTGAGGAAGAATCGGAATTTAAAATGCGGTTTATTGATTTAATAAATACAAACAGCAAATGTTTTTCCAGAGAATCTTTAGCAGGGCATATTACAGCATCTGCTTTTATTTTTGATAAAATTCACCAAAAAATTCTTTTAATTCATCATAAGAAATTAAATAAATGGCTCCAACCGGGCGGTCATTGTGATGGAGATTCAAATGTTTTTGAGGTAGCAAAAAAGGAAGTTTGGGAAGAAACCGGCCTGAATTCTGTTATTTCAGATGGTGAAATTTTTGATTTAGATATTCACACTATTCCTGAAAGAAAAGGAGTTCCTGAGCACGAACATTTTGATGTAAGATTTTTATTTTTTGCTGATAGCAATATTCCACTGGTACAAAATCATGAAACTATCGATTTGGGCTGGATTGATATAACTCTAATCAGGAATTTTTCAGAAGAAAAATCGATATTAAGAATGGCAGATAAAGTGATTAATTCAGAATATTAA